The Thermodesulfobacterium sp. TA1 sequence ATAATGGATATGTAATGGTTTATTTTAAATAAAGGGGAGTTAGAAGATGGAGGCTATAAAAGCTAAAGTAATCGATGCTAATGCCAAGGTAGTAGGAGAGTTGGAGCTGCCTCTTGATATTTATGGTGTTTATCCTAAAGAAGGTCTTTTACATGAGATAGTGAGATGGCAAATGGCCAGATGGAGAGCCGGAACAGCCTGCACTAAAACAAGGGCTGAGGTTAGAGGTGGAGGAAGAAAGCCTTGGCCTCAAAAGCATACAGGAAGAGCTCGTCAAGGTTCTATCAGGGCTCCGCAATGGGTTGGTGGAGGTATAGTTCACGGTCCTAAGCCAAGAAGTTATGAGTTTAAGCTAAACAAAAAGGTTAGAAGATTAGGTTTAAAGATGGCCCTTTCTTCTAGGGCTTTAGCTAATAAACTGTTTGTGGCAGAATCTTTTCCATTAAGCGAGCATCCTAAAACCAAGATGCTTAAGTCATATTTAGAAGGGCTTGGGGTAAATGAGGCGCTTATCGTAGTTCCTGAGAGAAACTTAATTTTAGAAAAAAGTGCTTCTAATCTTCCTAAGGTTAAGGTGTTGGCAGTTGAAGGATTAAACGTTTATGATATTTTAAATCACGAAAATTTAATAGTATCTAAGGAAGCCTTAAATAAAATAGAGGAACGTTTAAGGAGATAAAAAATGAAGGACCCAAGAAAAATCATTTTAGCTCCTATAATTACTGAAAAATCTATGCTTTTAAAAGAGAGGAATAATCAGGTTTCGTTTTGGGTTGATCCGGCAGCCAACAAAATAGAAATAAAGCAGGCAGTAGAAAAGTTGTTTGATGTAAAGGTGTTAGACGTACAAACGATAAGGGTAAAGGGAAAGCCCAAGGGAGGATATAGAAATCCTGGAAAAACTTCCTTAAGAAAGAAGGCTATAGTAAGGCTTCAGCCTGGGCAGACGATAGAATTTTTTGAAACCATATAAGGGGTGAAAAAAGATGCCTATAAAGAAGTGTAAACCTACCTCACCAGGAAGAAGATTTCAGACCTATTTGATTAACCCTGAACTTTCTAAAAAAGAACCTGAAAAGTCTTTGGTCGAACCTTTAAAGAAATCTGGTGGTAGAAATAATTATGGAAGGGTTACTGTAAGGTTTAGAGGGGGAGGGCATAAAAGACTTTATCGTATAATAGATTTTAAGAGAGATAAGGATAATGTCCCTGCTAAAGTGGTAGCTTTAGAGTATGACCCTAACAGATCAGCTAATATTGCTTTATTACAGTATGCAGACGGAGAAAAAAGATACATCATTGCTCCTGTAGGGCTTAAAGTAGGTGATGTGGTGATGTCTGGGGAGAGTGTGGAAATAAGGGTTGGAAATGCTTTACCTTTGAAAAACATCCCTGTAGGTACGATGGTACATAATATAGAGCTTAGGCCTAAAAAGGGTGGGCAATTAGCTAGAAGTGCTGGGGCTTTTGCTCAAGTACTTGGTAAAGAAGGAGATTATGTTATTTTAAGGTTACCCTCTGGTGAGATAAGAAAAGTGCATGGTAATTGTAAGGCTACCATCGGTCAGGTTGGTAATTTGGAATGGGAAAATGTAATGTTAGGTAAGGCTGGAAGGTCTAGATGGCTTGGAAGAAGGCCTCATGTACGTGGTATTGCTATGAACCCAGTAGACCATCCCCTTGGGGGTGGAGAAGGAAGGTCTCATGGTGGGAGACATCCTTGTTCTCCGTGGGGTTGGTTGTGTAAAGGTCGTAAGACCCGTAAGAAAAAAGCTTCTGACAAACTTATACTTAGAAGAAGAAAGGGCTAATTAGTTAGGAGGTGTACTAGATGCCAAGGTCTAAGAAAAAAGGTCCTTTTGTGGATGACCATTTGTTAAAGAAGGTTTTGGTAGCAAGGGAAACAGGCGATAAAAAACCGATAAAGACTTGGAGCAGAAGGTCGACCATCGTTCCTGAAATGGTAGGTTTAACCTTTGCCGTCCATAATGGGCATAAGTTTATTCCGGTTTATGTTACAGAAAATATGGTAGGGCACAAGCTGGGAGAGTTTGCGCCTACTAGGACATATAAAGGACATCCTGCAGATAAAGGTAAAGTAAAAGGAGTAAAGAAGAAATAAAAAGGAGATAGGATATGAAGGCTCGGGCTACAGCGAAATATGTATTGATTTCTCCCTACAAAGCAAGATTAGTAGTAGATTTAATTAGAGGTAAAAAAATAGATGAAGCTTTAAATATTTTAAATTTTACTCCTAAAAAAGCCGCGAGGATAGTAAAAAAGGTTTTAGAAAGTGCTATAGCTAATGCAGAAAACAACTACGGTATGGATGTGGATAATCTTTATGTAGTAGAGGCTTACGTAAATGAAGGTCCTAGGCTTAAAAGAATTTGGCCAAGGGCATGGGGAAGGGCAAGTAGGATTTTAAAAAGGATGAGCCACATCACCGTGGTAGTAGAAGAAAAGGAAGAAAAAAGTAAAAAGAGGAGGTAAGCCTTGGGGCAGAAAGTTAATCCTATTGGATTGAGAATTGGTATTACTAGGACATGGGATTCTCGTTGGGTAGCAAAACCTTCAGAGTTTCCTAAGTATCTATATGAAGACTATTTGATAAGGAAATTTTTAAAAGAAAAATATTTTCATGCAGGTATAGCTAAGATAGAGATAGAAAGGGCGGCTAATAAAGCAAGGGTAATCATTTATTCTGCGCGTCCTGGGATTGTGATAGGAAAGAAAGGTGCTGAGATAGAAAAGATAAAAAGTGAATTAGGAAAGCTGATTAAGGATAGGGAGTTTGAGGTTTTAGTTAATGAAGTTAGAAGGCCTGAGCTTGAAGCACAGTTGGTGGCAGAAAACATTGCTAATCAAATAGAGAGAAGGGTTTCTTTCAGAAGGGCGATGAAAAGAGCTGTTTCTTTGGTTATGCGTTTTGGTGCGCAAGGAATTAAGGTTCAATGCTCTGGAAGGCTTGGTGGTGCTGAAATAGCTAGAAGTGAATGGTATAGGGTTGGAAGGGTTCCTCTTTCTACTTTAAGGGCTGATATAGACTATGGTTTTGCTACAGCAGTAACCAAATATGGGAGTATAGGAGTAAAGGTTTGGATTTTTAAGGGAGAGGTTTTACCTGAAAGAGAAGGACAAGAAAGGTTAGTTATTTAAAAAAAAATATAGGGGTGAGAAGAGATGCTGCTTCAACCTAAAAAAACGAAATATAGAAAGCAACAAAAAGGGAGAGTTAGAGGAAAGGCTACTAGTGGTCATACGGTAGAGTTTGGCGAATATGGGTTGAAAGTGCTTGAAGGTGGTTGGTTAACTGCCCGGCAAATAGAAGCAGGACGTGTAGCTATCGTTAGGGTAGCTAAAAAGGGATCCAAGGTTTGGATAAGGGTTTTTCCAGATAAACCGATTACTAAAAAACCTGCAGAGACCCGTATGGGTAAAGGTAAAGGGGCGGTTGAAGAGTGGGTCGCTGTGGTTAAGCCAGGGAAGGTTATTTATGAGATTGCAGGTGTTCCTGAGGAGGTAGCTAAAGAAGCGTTAAAAATGGCTGCTAGTAAGATGCCTTTTAAATGTAAAATAGTTAGTAGGGAGGAGTTTTAATGAAGGCTCATGAGTTGAGGGAGCTGTCTATCCCTGAGTTAAAAGAAAAGTTGGCTAACTTAAGAGAAGAGCTTTTTAACCTTAGATTTCAGAAAACCATTCATAGATTAGAAAACCCTATGAGGATTAGGCAGGTTAAAAGGGATATTGCTAAAGTTTTGACGGTTATTAGAGAAAAAGAACTTAACATACGATAAGGTGGGGATGGTTATGAGTGGAAAAAAGAAATTTATAGGAACGGTGGTTAGTGATAAGATGGATAAGACCGTGGTAGTTATGGTAGAGACTTTGGTAAAACATCCTCTTTATGGCAAGTATATTAAAAGAAGAAAAAAATATATGGCTCATGATGAGAATAACGAGTGTAAGATAGGTGATAAGGTTTTGATCGAGGAGACAAGGCCCCTTTCTCGTAGGAAAAGATGGAGAGTAAGAGAAATTATAGAGAAGGCTAAAGTTTTAGAGGTTAAAGAGGATTTGGAAGGGGGTGAGTAAGGATGATTCAGCAACAGACCTATTTAAACGTGGCTGATAATTCTGGTGCTAAGAAGATAATGTGTATAAGGGTTTTAGGTGGGTCTCATAGGAAATATGGAAGTGTGGGAGACATAATAGTGGCTTCAGTCAAGGAGGCTATACCTAATTCTAAAGTAAAAGAAGGTGATGTGGTTAAAGCTGTGATTGTTAGGACGAAAAAAGAAGTTTCAAGGCCAGATGGGACTCATATAAGGTTTGATGAAAACGCAGCGGTTTTGATCAATCAATATAAAGAACCAGTTGGAACTCGTATTTTTGGACCTGTAGCAAGAGAGCTTAGGGCTAGAGGTTTTATGAAAATCATCTCTTTAGCCCCTGAAGTTATATAAAAAGGAGTTTAACCATGATAAAGCGCGGGGTTAATAAGAAAGCACTAAAACCTCATGAAGTGAAGCTTCATGTAAGAAAAAATGATATGGTAGTAGTCATTGCAGGTAAAGATAAGGGTAAGATAGGTAAGGTTTTAAAAGTTTTTCCTCGTAAGGGAAGGGCTGTAGTTGAAGGAGTTAACATAGTTAAAAGACATATGAAGCCTACCCCTTACAGCAGCGGAGGTATAGTAGAAAAACCAGCACCTATACATATTTCTAACCTGATGGTTTATTGTCCTAAATGCAAAAAAGGGGTAAAGATAGGTAGGAAGTTTTTAGAAGACGGAACCAAGGTTAGGTTTTGCAAAAAATGCGGAGAAATTATCGAGGTGAAGGAGTAGGACATGAGCTGGTTAAAAGATTATTACAAAAATGAAGTGGTACCCAAGTTAAAAGAAAGGTTTGGGTATAAAAACATAAACCAAATACCCAAATTAGAAAAGATAAGTGTTAATATGGGTTTAAACGAGGCAGTAGCCAATCCTAAGATTATAGACCAGGCTTTGGTTGAGTTAGCTCAACTTACTGGTCAAAAACCTAAGGTTTGTAAGGCTAGAAAGTCTATCGCAGGTTTCAAGTTGAGAAAAGGAATGCCTATTGGGGTCATGGTAACCTTGAGAGGACAGAGAATGTATGATTTTCTTACTAGGGTTATAAATATTGCCCTGCCTAGAACGAAGGATTTTAAGGGTCTTTCTAAGTCGGGTTTTGACGGGAGAGGAAACTATACTTTTGGGATCACCGACCATACTATCTTTCCCGAGATAGACAGTAGCAAGGTAGATAAAATAAAGGGTTTAAGCATAACCATCGTTACCACTGCTAAAAACGATGAAGAGGCTTATGCGTTATTAAAAGAATTAGGAATGCCATTTAGGGGGTAGTTTTATATGCCAAGAAAAGCTCAAAGAGAAAAGGCAAAAAGAAAGCCTAAGTTTCAGGTACGCCACAGGAATAGATGTTCTGTTTGTGGTCGTGCTCGGGCTTACATAAGAAGGTTTGGACTCTGTAGGATGTGTTTTAGAAAATTAGCTTCAGAGGCTAAAATCCCTGGGGTTAGGAAAGCTAGTTGGTAAGGAGGAAATAGTTATGATGACAGACCCTATAGCAGACATGCTAACCAGAATAAAGAATGCTCTACAGAACAGGCATAAAAGGGTGGTAGTCCCCTCTTCTAAGATAAAGCTTGCCATTTTAAAGATCCTTAAGGAAGAGGGTTATATAGAGGATTTTATCTATCATGATGAAAAACCTCAGGGTAAGATAGAAATAGTTTTGAAATATGATGAATTCAAAAGGCCGGTTATTTCTGGAATAAAAAGGGTAAGTAAACCAGGAAGAAGGATATATAGAAGGTATAAGGATTTAAGCAAAGTATTAGATGGGCTTGGGATTGCTATAGTTTCAACTTCTCAAGGTATTATGACTGACCATGAGGCAAAACGCCGTAAAGTAGGTGGTGAAGTTATTTGTGAAATTTGGTAAAGGGGTGATTGGTTATGGGAGAAGTTTCTCGTGTAGGAAGAAAACCAATAAAAGTGCCTAACGGTGTCAAAATTTCTTTGAAAGAAGATGGTATTATGATAGTTGAAGGTCCTAAGGGAAAGCTTGAAAAGAAATTACCTCCTCTGGTTAAAGTGCTGATGGAAGGTGATACTATAGTGGTTCAGCAAGATGAAGTAAGGAAAAAGCTTAAAAATAAAGCTAAGGCTTTTCAAGGTTTAGCTAGAGCTTTGATAAACAATATGGTTATAGGGGTTACTCAAGGCTTTCAAAAGGTCTTAGATATCGTGGGGTTAGGTTATAAGGCTGAAGTGAAGGGAGAAGAGATAATTTTTAGTTTGGGGTATTCTCATCCGATAAATTTTAAGCTTCCAAAAGGGATTACTGCTAAAGCAGAAAGAGGAACTGGAGAGGTACAGGTTCGTTTAACTTTAGAAGGTATAGACAAAGAGTTGTTGGGACAGGTGGCTGCTAATATTAGAAGGTTGAGACCGCCAGAGCCATATAAAGGAAAAGGTATTAGGTA is a genomic window containing:
- a CDS encoding type Z 30S ribosomal protein S14, producing the protein MPRKAQREKAKRKPKFQVRHRNRCSVCGRARAYIRRFGLCRMCFRKLASEAKIPGVRKASW
- the rplN gene encoding 50S ribosomal protein L14, which gives rise to MIQQQTYLNVADNSGAKKIMCIRVLGGSHRKYGSVGDIIVASVKEAIPNSKVKEGDVVKAVIVRTKKEVSRPDGTHIRFDENAAVLINQYKEPVGTRIFGPVARELRARGFMKIISLAPEVI
- the rplW gene encoding 50S ribosomal protein L23, encoding MKDPRKIILAPIITEKSMLLKERNNQVSFWVDPAANKIEIKQAVEKLFDVKVLDVQTIRVKGKPKGGYRNPGKTSLRKKAIVRLQPGQTIEFFETI
- the rpsS gene encoding 30S ribosomal protein S19 → MPRSKKKGPFVDDHLLKKVLVARETGDKKPIKTWSRRSTIVPEMVGLTFAVHNGHKFIPVYVTENMVGHKLGEFAPTRTYKGHPADKGKVKGVKKK
- the rpmC gene encoding 50S ribosomal protein L29, with translation MKAHELRELSIPELKEKLANLREELFNLRFQKTIHRLENPMRIRQVKRDIAKVLTVIREKELNIR
- the rpsQ gene encoding 30S ribosomal protein S17; the encoded protein is MSGKKKFIGTVVSDKMDKTVVVMVETLVKHPLYGKYIKRRKKYMAHDENNECKIGDKVLIEETRPLSRRKRWRVREIIEKAKVLEVKEDLEGGE
- the rplD gene encoding 50S ribosomal protein L4, which translates into the protein MEAIKAKVIDANAKVVGELELPLDIYGVYPKEGLLHEIVRWQMARWRAGTACTKTRAEVRGGGRKPWPQKHTGRARQGSIRAPQWVGGGIVHGPKPRSYEFKLNKKVRRLGLKMALSSRALANKLFVAESFPLSEHPKTKMLKSYLEGLGVNEALIVVPERNLILEKSASNLPKVKVLAVEGLNVYDILNHENLIVSKEALNKIEERLRR
- the rplF gene encoding 50S ribosomal protein L6; its protein translation is MGEVSRVGRKPIKVPNGVKISLKEDGIMIVEGPKGKLEKKLPPLVKVLMEGDTIVVQQDEVRKKLKNKAKAFQGLARALINNMVIGVTQGFQKVLDIVGLGYKAEVKGEEIIFSLGYSHPINFKLPKGITAKAERGTGEVQVRLTLEGIDKELLGQVAANIRRLRPPEPYKGKGIRYADEVIYRKAGKSGKGSKK
- the rpsC gene encoding 30S ribosomal protein S3 — its product is MGQKVNPIGLRIGITRTWDSRWVAKPSEFPKYLYEDYLIRKFLKEKYFHAGIAKIEIERAANKARVIIYSARPGIVIGKKGAEIEKIKSELGKLIKDREFEVLVNEVRRPELEAQLVAENIANQIERRVSFRRAMKRAVSLVMRFGAQGIKVQCSGRLGGAEIARSEWYRVGRVPLSTLRADIDYGFATAVTKYGSIGVKVWIFKGEVLPEREGQERLVI
- the rplX gene encoding 50S ribosomal protein L24, which produces MIKRGVNKKALKPHEVKLHVRKNDMVVVIAGKDKGKIGKVLKVFPRKGRAVVEGVNIVKRHMKPTPYSSGGIVEKPAPIHISNLMVYCPKCKKGVKIGRKFLEDGTKVRFCKKCGEIIEVKE
- the rplB gene encoding 50S ribosomal protein L2, coding for MPIKKCKPTSPGRRFQTYLINPELSKKEPEKSLVEPLKKSGGRNNYGRVTVRFRGGGHKRLYRIIDFKRDKDNVPAKVVALEYDPNRSANIALLQYADGEKRYIIAPVGLKVGDVVMSGESVEIRVGNALPLKNIPVGTMVHNIELRPKKGGQLARSAGAFAQVLGKEGDYVILRLPSGEIRKVHGNCKATIGQVGNLEWENVMLGKAGRSRWLGRRPHVRGIAMNPVDHPLGGGEGRSHGGRHPCSPWGWLCKGRKTRKKKASDKLILRRRKG
- the rpsH gene encoding 30S ribosomal protein S8, whose amino-acid sequence is MMTDPIADMLTRIKNALQNRHKRVVVPSSKIKLAILKILKEEGYIEDFIYHDEKPQGKIEIVLKYDEFKRPVISGIKRVSKPGRRIYRRYKDLSKVLDGLGIAIVSTSQGIMTDHEAKRRKVGGEVICEIW
- the rplP gene encoding 50S ribosomal protein L16, with protein sequence MLQPKKTKYRKQQKGRVRGKATSGHTVEFGEYGLKVLEGGWLTARQIEAGRVAIVRVAKKGSKVWIRVFPDKPITKKPAETRMGKGKGAVEEWVAVVKPGKVIYEIAGVPEEVAKEALKMAASKMPFKCKIVSREEF
- the rplV gene encoding 50S ribosomal protein L22; the encoded protein is MKARATAKYVLISPYKARLVVDLIRGKKIDEALNILNFTPKKAARIVKKVLESAIANAENNYGMDVDNLYVVEAYVNEGPRLKRIWPRAWGRASRILKRMSHITVVVEEKEEKSKKRR
- the rplE gene encoding 50S ribosomal protein L5 — encoded protein: MSWLKDYYKNEVVPKLKERFGYKNINQIPKLEKISVNMGLNEAVANPKIIDQALVELAQLTGQKPKVCKARKSIAGFKLRKGMPIGVMVTLRGQRMYDFLTRVINIALPRTKDFKGLSKSGFDGRGNYTFGITDHTIFPEIDSSKVDKIKGLSITIVTTAKNDEEAYALLKELGMPFRG